Proteins from a single region of Phycisphaeraceae bacterium D3-23:
- a CDS encoding XRE family transcriptional regulator, translated as MPTPQRRNTQTSRQPATEPVDSNNLGIGERTRHARKEAGMTLAVLSRASGVSKAMLSQVEQNKANPTVAVLHKIATALNTTVGDLIDQPDPEPLFEVIRSGDPHHVWTSHQACSGRSLSPLWMEKSLEFFDLSFPKGGELVSKPHAAGTIELVTVMKGEIELRSGSRVIKLLVGDSATYSADAEHYLRNVGRGEANVLLVVSYTSLS; from the coding sequence ATGCCCACCCCACAGCGACGGAACACCCAAACTAGTCGTCAGCCCGCCACCGAGCCGGTCGATTCCAACAACCTGGGCATCGGCGAGCGGACCCGCCACGCCCGCAAGGAGGCCGGCATGACGCTGGCCGTCCTCTCACGGGCCTCGGGTGTCTCCAAGGCCATGCTCTCCCAGGTCGAGCAGAACAAGGCCAACCCCACCGTCGCCGTCCTCCACAAGATCGCCACCGCGCTGAACACCACCGTCGGCGACCTCATCGACCAGCCCGACCCCGAGCCGCTGTTTGAGGTCATCCGGTCCGGCGACCCCCACCACGTCTGGACGTCGCACCAGGCCTGCTCGGGCCGATCCCTCTCGCCGCTGTGGATGGAGAAATCGCTTGAGTTTTTCGACCTGAGCTTCCCCAAAGGCGGGGAGCTGGTCTCAAAGCCGCACGCCGCCGGCACCATCGAACTGGTGACCGTGATGAAGGGCGAGATCGAGCTCCGCTCCGGCAGCCGCGTCATCAAGCTGCTGGTCGGCGACTCTGCGACCTACTCCGCCGACGCCGAGCACTACCTGCGAAACGTCGGTCGGGGCGAGGCCAATGTCCTGCTGGTCGTCAGCTACACCTCGTTGTCCTGA
- a CDS encoding DUF2961 domain-containing protein, producing the protein MQNHMNDITTVRPGVRTYSLCAENPTGRKGGGAQALPTDADAAPGASEMGKGWKVRPCLRDLKPGDAVTLADVEGPGVVQHIWITVLTSVHRHLALEVTYDGANEPSIRTPLGDFFANGLDGLAHVASQPIAVVPMGGMNSYWPMPFRKHLKIAVRNDGPTTVDEFFYQITYSAQPVAEDAGYLHAFWQRSQTTRDYPEHTILPRIEGPGHYAGTYLVWNQLSNGWWGEGEVKFFIDGDADDAPTICGTGTEDYFGGAWGFIKHHPNDIRPETYTTAYLGYPQAVYDADPKLGQRVPAHALYRWHLPDPVRFEHDLRVTVQALGWYAHSKYQPLADDIASTAYWYGQTPTPAPPLPTLNQRLPR; encoded by the coding sequence ATGCAAAACCACATGAACGACATCACCACCGTCCGCCCCGGCGTGCGCACCTACTCCCTCTGCGCCGAGAACCCGACGGGCAGGAAGGGCGGCGGGGCGCAGGCCCTGCCGACCGACGCCGACGCCGCGCCCGGCGCCTCTGAGATGGGCAAGGGCTGGAAGGTCCGCCCGTGCCTGCGCGACCTGAAGCCCGGCGACGCGGTGACCCTCGCGGACGTCGAGGGGCCGGGCGTGGTGCAGCACATCTGGATCACGGTGTTGACCAGTGTGCACCGGCACCTGGCGCTGGAGGTCACCTACGACGGCGCGAACGAGCCGAGCATCCGCACGCCGCTGGGTGATTTTTTCGCGAACGGGTTGGACGGGCTCGCGCACGTCGCGTCCCAACCGATCGCCGTGGTCCCGATGGGCGGGATGAACAGCTACTGGCCGATGCCCTTCCGCAAGCACCTGAAGATCGCCGTGCGTAACGACGGGCCGACCACTGTCGACGAGTTCTTCTATCAGATCACCTATAGCGCCCAGCCCGTCGCCGAAGACGCGGGCTACCTCCACGCGTTCTGGCAGCGCTCGCAGACAACGCGCGACTACCCCGAGCACACGATCCTGCCTCGCATCGAAGGCCCCGGCCACTACGCCGGGACCTATCTGGTGTGGAATCAGCTCAGCAACGGCTGGTGGGGCGAGGGCGAGGTAAAATTCTTTATCGACGGGGATGCCGACGACGCGCCGACGATCTGCGGCACGGGCACGGAAGACTACTTCGGCGGGGCGTGGGGATTCATCAAGCACCACCCCAACGACATCCGCCCCGAGACCTACACGACGGCGTACCTCGGCTACCCCCAGGCCGTCTACGACGCCGACCCCAAGCTAGGCCAGCGCGTCCCGGCCCACGCGCTCTACCGCTGGCACCTGCCCGACCCGGTCCGCTTCGAGCACGACCTCCGCGTCACGGTCCAGGCCCTGGGCTGGTACGCCCACAGCAAGTACCAGCCGCTGGCCGACGATATCGCCTCCACCGCCTACTGGTATGGGCAAACACCGACGCCCGCGCCACCCCTGCCGACACTCAACCAACGCCTGCCGCGCTAG
- a CDS encoding right-handed parallel beta-helix repeat-containing protein, with amino-acid sequence MRYTTPALLAALSTLTLGCSATGLPVVTVDRDNIAITESCEVVIPDGVVIEDADGNGVIHVNADDITVRFADGSVLRGNTPDTLPNAYAGLGIRIDGHTGVTLGNAHVHGYRVGVYATATDNLTIEGGDFSDQYHPKLTSTAEREGGGDWLSPHNNDNNEWLTNYAAAIYIEDATGVTVRNITIRKGQHGLLFDRVDDSFVYDNDISFISGWGLAMWRSSGNMVSKNAFDFCIRGHSEGVYNRGQDSSGVVLFEQCNRNIFVENSATHGGDGIFGFAGLESLGLPDRHEEGRDYERLGCNDNVFIGNDLSYASAHGLEMTFGFGNIIKDNRFVQNAICGVWGGFSQETWIEDNEFVGNGGMAYGLERGGINIEHSIDNVILDNRFENNRVAVALWYDDPGQIATLPWGQANYGPLTGNVILDNKFIVNDEPQPFFRLGEDEKRIAILLRDDGASGNLAPVVVAENGFTIDESVGQELALWNETEVTDDTSGVSLERLDLPAYEVLGEASPVGARAHLRGRENIIMGEWGPWDHESVLVRPVSESAASRVFQVFGLEGSIEANVEGDGVSVTVEDDDILPGTKRVTVSGASGVHAYALTVTSGDWSYTSSGTLLNVEWEGVAFNYDPADDPREHEQAWLAHAQGDSAVRFATDAISYPFGGGGMSDQGISDEVTAARLGPDHFGVLAQARVPLTAGTWRITTVTDDGIRIAVDDDMLIDNWTWHAPVTDTATFTLRRGKTVTIDLAYFELNGGATLDFKLEPVED; translated from the coding sequence ATGCGCTACACCACCCCCGCCCTGCTCGCCGCCCTCTCGACCCTCACGCTCGGCTGCTCCGCCACGGGGCTGCCCGTGGTCACGGTCGATCGTGACAACATCGCGATCACCGAGTCCTGCGAGGTCGTCATCCCCGACGGCGTTGTGATCGAAGACGCCGACGGCAACGGCGTGATCCACGTGAACGCCGACGACATCACAGTCCGCTTCGCCGACGGCAGCGTGCTGCGCGGCAACACCCCCGACACCCTGCCTAACGCCTACGCCGGGCTGGGCATCCGCATCGACGGGCACACCGGCGTGACTCTCGGAAACGCACACGTCCACGGCTACCGCGTCGGCGTCTACGCCACCGCCACCGACAACCTCACGATCGAAGGCGGCGACTTCTCCGACCAGTACCACCCCAAGCTCACCTCCACCGCCGAGCGCGAAGGCGGCGGCGACTGGCTCAGCCCGCACAACAACGACAACAACGAATGGCTAACCAACTACGCCGCCGCCATCTACATCGAGGACGCCACCGGCGTCACCGTCCGCAACATCACCATCCGCAAGGGCCAGCACGGCCTGCTCTTCGACCGGGTCGATGACTCGTTCGTCTACGACAACGACATCTCCTTCATCTCCGGCTGGGGCTTGGCGATGTGGCGCTCCAGCGGGAACATGGTCAGCAAGAACGCCTTCGACTTCTGCATCCGCGGCCACAGCGAGGGCGTCTATAACCGTGGCCAGGACTCTTCGGGCGTCGTCCTCTTCGAGCAGTGCAACCGCAATATCTTTGTCGAAAACTCCGCGACGCACGGCGGCGACGGCATCTTCGGTTTTGCGGGGCTCGAGTCGCTGGGCCTCCCCGACCGCCACGAAGAAGGACGCGACTACGAACGACTCGGGTGCAACGACAACGTCTTCATCGGCAACGACCTGTCCTACGCCTCGGCCCACGGCCTGGAGATGACTTTCGGCTTCGGCAACATCATCAAAGACAACCGCTTCGTCCAGAACGCCATCTGCGGCGTCTGGGGCGGGTTCAGCCAGGAGACCTGGATCGAGGACAACGAGTTCGTCGGCAACGGCGGCATGGCCTACGGCCTGGAACGCGGCGGCATCAACATCGAGCACTCCATCGACAACGTCATCCTCGACAACCGCTTCGAGAACAACCGCGTCGCCGTCGCGCTCTGGTACGACGACCCCGGCCAGATCGCCACCCTCCCCTGGGGGCAGGCGAACTACGGCCCGCTGACCGGCAACGTGATCCTCGACAACAAGTTCATCGTCAACGACGAGCCCCAGCCCTTCTTCCGCCTGGGCGAAGACGAAAAACGCATCGCGATCCTGCTCCGCGACGACGGCGCATCCGGCAACCTCGCGCCCGTCGTTGTTGCCGAGAACGGGTTCACCATCGACGAGTCGGTCGGGCAGGAGCTTGCGCTGTGGAACGAGACCGAGGTCACCGACGACACTTCGGGCGTCTCTCTGGAAAGGCTCGACCTGCCTGCGTACGAAGTCCTCGGCGAGGCCTCACCCGTCGGTGCCCGCGCCCACCTGCGCGGTCGCGAAAACATCATCATGGGCGAGTGGGGGCCCTGGGACCACGAGAGTGTCCTGGTCCGCCCGGTGTCCGAGTCGGCCGCGTCGCGGGTGTTCCAGGTCTTCGGGCTCGAGGGCAGCATCGAAGCCAACGTCGAGGGCGACGGCGTCAGCGTCACGGTCGAGGACGACGACATCCTCCCCGGCACGAAGCGCGTCACGGTCAGCGGCGCGTCGGGCGTCCACGCCTACGCGCTCACCGTCACCAGCGGCGACTGGTCCTACACATCGTCGGGTACGCTGCTTAATGTCGAGTGGGAGGGCGTCGCCTTCAACTACGACCCGGCCGACGACCCCCGCGAGCACGAGCAGGCCTGGCTCGCGCACGCCCAGGGCGACTCGGCCGTCCGCTTCGCCACCGACGCGATCAGCTACCCCTTCGGCGGCGGCGGCATGAGCGACCAGGGCATCAGCGACGAAGTCACCGCCGCACGCCTCGGCCCCGACCACTTCGGCGTCCTCGCCCAGGCCCGTGTCCCGCTCACCGCCGGCACGTGGCGCATCACCACCGTCACCGACGACGGCATCCGCATCGCCGTGGACGACGACATGCTCATCGATAACTGGACCTGGCACGCACCCGTCACCGACACTGCAACCTTCACCCTCCGCCGCGGAAAAACCGTCACCATCGACCTGGCCTACTTCGAACTCAACGGCGGCGCGACCCTTGACTTCAAGCTCGAACCCGTGGAGGACTAA
- a CDS encoding PEP-CTERM sorting domain-containing protein produces MKLALTTAAALFAASSTFGAAIPLTNAGLETNSGGQFSSLDDWSPNGAWGLHSGFANAGYTASMGDNFGFYAAGTEYVLQETGVTITAGTNYSVNLGAVTGGGNDTGTVAYVLAYVNAGADLSDGIDIGEFTVFASAAQVVGDPWVAGTGVTSTASGAAIGQELLVGLGSATEGGDNDIWFDNFSADATPVPEPGSLALVGLGGLALLRRRR; encoded by the coding sequence ATGAAACTTGCACTCACCACCGCCGCCGCCCTGTTCGCCGCCTCGTCCACGTTTGGTGCGGCTATCCCGCTGACCAACGCAGGGCTGGAAACCAACTCTGGTGGTCAATTCAGTTCTCTTGATGACTGGAGCCCAAACGGGGCATGGGGCCTGCATTCGGGCTTTGCAAATGCTGGCTACACCGCATCGATGGGCGACAACTTCGGCTTTTACGCGGCGGGCACCGAATACGTCCTCCAAGAAACAGGTGTGACGATCACTGCCGGCACAAACTACTCGGTCAATCTCGGTGCTGTGACCGGCGGTGGCAACGACACCGGCACAGTCGCTTATGTGCTGGCCTACGTCAATGCCGGGGCGGACCTGTCCGACGGCATCGACATCGGTGAGTTCACCGTCTTCGCGAGTGCAGCCCAAGTCGTCGGCGACCCTTGGGTTGCAGGAACGGGCGTCACCTCGACCGCATCCGGCGCCGCGATCGGCCAAGAACTACTTGTCGGCCTCGGCTCAGCTACCGAGGGCGGTGATAACGACATCTGGTTTGATAACTTCAGCGCCGACGCAACCCCCGTCCCCGAGCCCGGCTCGCTGGCGCTGGTCGGCCTGGGCGGTCTCGCACTGCTTCGCCGACGTCGCTAG
- a CDS encoding sugar ABC transporter permease, protein MNQTANTYRLIAFPMLILMVFTLIPTVLGMGLSLFDWAGGSDMPRYVGLAHFRAMASEETMGFALVNTLGYVALSVPPTIVLAFLLAVAVDADWFVGRAVVRAVIFMPTIVSIVAIGFVWRWVLDDQSGLLSSGLRAAGVADPPNWLIDGRWPMLWIILVSVWRGVGFCLVLYLAALASVNRNLYEAAAIDGASRSQVLRYITWPSVRPMTLFLTITTVIAALQVFDLVYIMTPGKENQYTTVLNLYLYRQFSDFANFGYAAAIGVVIFGITLLVTAGQLGWVRLRGQTV, encoded by the coding sequence ATGAATCAGACCGCCAACACATACCGCTTGATCGCCTTCCCGATGCTGATCCTGATGGTCTTCACACTGATCCCGACGGTGCTTGGGATGGGGCTGAGTCTGTTTGATTGGGCGGGCGGCTCCGACATGCCCCGGTATGTGGGGCTCGCGCACTTCCGGGCGATGGCGAGCGAAGAAACCATGGGGTTTGCGCTCGTGAACACGCTGGGCTATGTCGCGCTGTCGGTCCCGCCGACCATCGTGCTGGCCTTCCTCCTGGCGGTTGCGGTCGATGCGGACTGGTTTGTCGGCCGCGCGGTGGTCCGTGCGGTGATCTTCATGCCGACCATCGTGTCGATCGTGGCGATTGGCTTTGTCTGGCGTTGGGTGCTGGACGACCAGTCGGGGCTGCTCAGTTCGGGCCTGCGCGCGGCCGGGGTGGCCGACCCGCCCAACTGGCTCATCGATGGGCGTTGGCCGATGCTCTGGATCATCTTGGTGTCGGTCTGGCGCGGGGTGGGGTTCTGCCTGGTCCTGTACTTGGCGGCGCTCGCGTCGGTGAACCGGAACCTGTACGAGGCCGCGGCCATCGACGGCGCGAGCCGGTCGCAGGTCCTGCGGTACATCACTTGGCCGTCGGTCCGCCCGATGACGCTGTTCCTGACGATCACCACGGTCATCGCGGCGCTGCAGGTGTTTGACCTGGTCTACATCATGACCCCCGGCAAAGAGAACCAGTACACCACCGTCCTGAACCTGTACCTGTACCGGCAGTTCTCAGACTTCGCGAACTTCGGCTACGCGGCGGCGATCGGGGTGGTGATCTTCGGCATCACACTGCTCGTCACGGCGGGACAGCTCGGCTGGGTCCGGCTGCGGGGGCAAACGGTATGA
- a CDS encoding sugar ABC transporter substrate-binding protein: MFRSATLFFFALIAGTVAVVLPDFWQRGGEGDGHADIRMAVWGMPFEDRLFEDIYARGHEDLNPLVTVDYQRHADLYQKYNAWHANGEGAEVMRLGIDYYDQFVERGILAPLDDYMALPAPYGLSDSDLAAFPPGLLDILRIDGKLYGLPQDTSQYGLYYNKEIFDAYNAEHPDDPLSYPSPDWTWDELRDAAAKLTRRSGSGEVEVAGLDMAVWVWVFFNFFGQAGGEMWDDGGATTLVNSPAGVEALEFLRTLIVEDQSWKPSFGVDQGSGPTALFAAGKTAMMFGGSWWVPFFDQASPDLDYAVSALPRGRVPAVPCGMVVWCMSTNARHPTEGWRMLRWLVEEEQAAAYWDTLRVAPPANIAVLASPGFQETAGIAKRDDAGLPIPGQWEVTPLRREDYADRAAWLTHAWQPHPQTGEPPAYVITGRYQQQLQAELQVALETFLADPADADPQELLDRVARRTHEQIDRERSARGLPGVDRE; encoded by the coding sequence ATGTTCAGGTCGGCCACCCTCTTTTTCTTTGCACTGATCGCGGGGACGGTCGCGGTGGTTCTGCCAGACTTCTGGCAGCGCGGCGGCGAAGGGGACGGCCACGCGGACATCCGCATGGCCGTCTGGGGCATGCCCTTCGAGGACCGCCTGTTCGAGGACATCTATGCGCGCGGCCACGAAGACCTCAACCCGCTGGTGACCGTGGACTACCAGCGCCACGCCGATCTCTACCAGAAGTACAACGCCTGGCACGCCAACGGCGAGGGCGCGGAGGTCATGCGCCTCGGGATCGACTACTACGACCAGTTCGTCGAGCGCGGCATCCTCGCACCACTCGACGACTACATGGCGCTCCCCGCGCCATACGGGCTCAGCGACAGCGACCTCGCGGCGTTCCCGCCCGGCCTGCTGGACATCCTGCGCATCGACGGCAAGCTCTACGGCCTCCCCCAGGACACTTCGCAGTACGGGCTCTACTACAACAAAGAGATCTTCGACGCCTACAACGCCGAGCACCCCGACGACCCGCTGTCCTACCCCTCGCCGGACTGGACATGGGACGAGCTGCGCGACGCCGCCGCGAAGCTGACCCGGCGGTCGGGCAGCGGCGAGGTCGAGGTCGCGGGGCTGGACATGGCGGTCTGGGTGTGGGTGTTCTTCAATTTCTTCGGCCAGGCGGGCGGCGAGATGTGGGACGACGGCGGCGCGACGACGCTCGTCAACAGCCCCGCAGGGGTCGAGGCGCTTGAATTCCTCCGCACGCTGATCGTCGAGGACCAGAGCTGGAAACCGTCTTTCGGCGTGGACCAGGGCTCGGGCCCGACGGCGCTGTTTGCCGCAGGGAAGACGGCCATGATGTTCGGCGGGTCGTGGTGGGTCCCGTTCTTCGACCAGGCCAGCCCCGACCTTGACTATGCGGTCAGCGCCCTGCCGCGCGGGCGCGTCCCCGCCGTGCCGTGCGGGATGGTGGTGTGGTGCATGAGTACGAACGCCCGGCACCCGACGGAGGGCTGGCGGATGCTGCGTTGGCTGGTCGAGGAGGAGCAGGCGGCGGCGTACTGGGACACGCTCCGCGTCGCGCCGCCGGCGAACATCGCGGTGCTCGCATCCCCCGGCTTCCAGGAAACCGCCGGCATCGCGAAGCGTGACGACGCCGGCCTGCCGATCCCCGGGCAGTGGGAGGTCACCCCGCTGCGCAGAGAAGACTACGCCGACCGCGCCGCCTGGCTGACCCACGCCTGGCAGCCGCATCCGCAGACCGGCGAGCCGCCGGCGTACGTCATCACCGGCCGATACCAGCAGCAGCTCCAGGCCGAGCTGCAGGTCGCGCTCGAGACCTTCCTCGCGGACCCGGCAGATGCCGACCCGCAAGAACTGCTCGACCGTGTCGCCCGGCGGACCCACGAACAGATCGACCGAGAACGGTCCGCCCGCGGGCTGCCTGGGGTCGACCGAGAGTAA
- a CDS encoding Gfo/Idh/MocA family oxidoreductase — translation MPSQTSPLGVGVLGLHEGRTLLVGLNTPIPATVGKAGAARYRSAHARAVAGCDTDPDKRAAAQRDAPGLYYTADYDAMLARDDVAIVAIYTPDPMHGDHIERAFHAGKHVICTKPIVNSIHDAQRILAAARDTGMKLQVGQSTRFFEPFRRQRAAFERGEVGTVELADAHYNHRMDWFYDKSPWAVTDSDWVYMGMSHPLDLLRWYCGPINTVHAIGTRSKLGRDYGIAANDLYTVNVVGKDGTLGRALGHYGLHELPTARNAIELMLYGSAGSSLAQYHDMRYLHTGPDGAEVTEDHLYEKRGYYFNNEVHGMHYGEFANYADHFAKSLVEGTPNAPGLVEGLETFGLMEAVRRSAETGEVVRVDDMVGLIGLTAEERASVV, via the coding sequence ATGCCATCGCAGACCTCCCCTCTCGGCGTCGGCGTCCTGGGCCTCCACGAGGGCCGGACCCTCCTCGTCGGGCTCAACACGCCCATCCCCGCGACGGTCGGCAAGGCCGGGGCGGCCCGCTACCGCTCGGCCCACGCCCGGGCCGTCGCCGGCTGCGACACCGACCCCGACAAGCGCGCCGCCGCCCAGCGCGACGCGCCGGGGCTGTACTACACCGCCGACTACGACGCGATGCTCGCCCGCGACGACGTCGCCATCGTCGCCATCTACACCCCCGACCCGATGCACGGCGACCACATCGAGCGCGCCTTCCACGCGGGCAAGCACGTCATCTGCACCAAGCCGATCGTCAACTCGATCCACGACGCGCAGCGCATCCTCGCCGCCGCGCGCGACACCGGCATGAAGCTGCAGGTCGGTCAGAGTACCCGGTTCTTCGAGCCCTTCCGCCGGCAACGTGCGGCGTTCGAGCGCGGCGAGGTCGGCACCGTCGAGCTTGCGGATGCGCACTACAACCACCGTATGGACTGGTTCTACGACAAGAGCCCCTGGGCGGTCACCGACTCGGACTGGGTCTACATGGGGATGAGCCACCCCCTCGACCTGCTGCGCTGGTACTGCGGCCCGATCAACACGGTCCATGCGATCGGCACGCGCAGCAAGCTCGGCCGGGACTACGGCATCGCCGCCAACGATCTCTACACCGTCAACGTCGTGGGCAAGGACGGGACGCTCGGCCGGGCCCTGGGCCACTACGGGCTCCACGAACTCCCGACAGCGCGCAACGCGATCGAGCTGATGCTCTATGGCAGCGCGGGCTCGTCCCTCGCGCAGTACCACGACATGCGCTACCTGCACACCGGCCCCGACGGCGCGGAAGTCACCGAGGACCACCTCTACGAGAAGCGCGGGTACTACTTCAACAACGAGGTGCACGGCATGCACTACGGCGAGTTTGCAAACTACGCCGACCACTTCGCGAAGTCGCTGGTTGAGGGCACGCCCAACGCCCCCGGGCTGGTCGAGGGGCTGGAGACGTTCGGTCTGATGGAGGCCGTCCGCCGATCGGCAGAGACCGGCGAAGTTGTGCGCGTCGATGACATGGTCGGCCTGATCGGGCTGACGGCGGAGGAACGCGCGTCGGTCGTATAG
- a CDS encoding carbohydrate ABC transporter permease, protein MTTKPRLATRLMVHAVVYAAALTMLLPFLWMVLTSLKTADQATQSPTLGTLLPSDPQWGNYAEAMRSAGLMQFYKMSLGVAVVTTVLAVAHNALAGYAFAKLRFAGKRILFVATLATMMLPAQVFFLFAYVICSRLGYIDDFRGLVVPFLASGFGVFYMRQAVAAVPDALLEAARLDGMADTEIFWVIIRPIIWPAISALAIFTFMNSWNSFFWPLVIIDSNENKTLPLAIAELAAGKYVQSWPIIMAAATILVMPLIVVFFLAQGAFIRGVALSGMKE, encoded by the coding sequence ATGACCACCAAGCCCCGGCTGGCGACCCGGCTCATGGTCCACGCGGTCGTCTACGCCGCCGCGCTGACGATGCTGCTGCCGTTCCTGTGGATGGTGCTCACCTCACTCAAGACGGCGGACCAGGCCACGCAGTCGCCGACCCTCGGGACGCTTCTCCCATCCGACCCGCAGTGGGGCAACTACGCCGAGGCGATGCGCTCCGCCGGGCTGATGCAGTTCTACAAGATGAGTCTCGGGGTCGCGGTGGTGACGACGGTGTTGGCGGTCGCGCACAACGCGCTGGCGGGCTACGCCTTTGCCAAGCTGCGATTCGCGGGCAAGCGCATCCTCTTTGTCGCGACGCTGGCGACGATGATGCTGCCGGCCCAGGTCTTCTTCCTCTTCGCCTACGTCATCTGCTCCCGGCTGGGGTACATCGACGACTTCCGCGGGCTGGTTGTACCGTTCCTGGCGAGCGGCTTCGGGGTGTTCTACATGCGTCAGGCCGTCGCGGCCGTGCCCGATGCCCTGCTGGAGGCGGCGCGTCTAGACGGGATGGCGGACACCGAAATCTTCTGGGTGATCATCCGGCCGATCATCTGGCCGGCGATCTCGGCGCTGGCGATCTTCACGTTCATGAACTCGTGGAACAGCTTTTTCTGGCCGCTGGTCATCATCGACAGCAACGAGAACAAGACCCTGCCCCTGGCGATCGCGGAGTTGGCGGCCGGGAAGTACGTGCAGTCTTGGCCGATCATCATGGCGGCGGCGACGATCCTCGTGATGCCCTTGATCGTTGTGTTTTTCCTGGCGCAGGGCGCGTTTATCCGCGGCGTCGCACTCTCGGGTATGAAGGAGTAA